The following are from one region of the Anaeropeptidivorans aminofermentans genome:
- a CDS encoding SDR family oxidoreductase: protein MNNSSIRLDGQKILITGVSRPLGIGATLTKRLAEAGATVAIHGFSDYDMAVGHQSAMPKGTETLSRQLSDSGLKVTALKSSDLEKPGIAEKVVEEAAAKLGGLDGLILNHAYSTYGEIGQWTPEHIDPHLLVNVRASMMMIQSFVNQADTMKDNAITLFTSGQYLSPMVNEIAYCVSKEAVICLCRQTSYLLGDKNIRVNCINPGPNDTGYCFGDAYESVAKMFPSGRWGTPDDAADLVLFLHSSYAKWITGQVIASDGGFKEHW, encoded by the coding sequence ATGAATAATTCTTCCATAAGATTAGATGGACAAAAGATTTTAATAACGGGTGTGAGCCGTCCCTTAGGAATCGGCGCTACGCTTACTAAGCGGTTGGCGGAAGCAGGTGCCACAGTCGCTATTCACGGCTTTTCAGATTATGATATGGCTGTAGGGCATCAATCTGCTATGCCGAAGGGCACGGAAACATTATCAAGGCAGCTTAGCGATTCAGGATTAAAGGTAACAGCGCTCAAATCATCAGATTTAGAAAAACCGGGAATTGCAGAAAAGGTGGTTGAGGAGGCTGCAGCAAAATTGGGCGGGCTTGACGGCTTGATTCTAAACCATGCCTATTCAACTTACGGTGAGATTGGTCAATGGACGCCGGAACATATAGACCCTCATTTGCTTGTAAATGTCCGTGCATCTATGATGATGATACAATCTTTTGTTAATCAAGCGGATACAATGAAAGATAATGCGATTACTTTATTTACAAGCGGGCAGTATTTAAGCCCCATGGTAAATGAAATTGCCTATTGCGTATCGAAAGAAGCTGTTATTTGCTTATGCCGCCAAACGTCATACTTGCTTGGAGATAAAAATATACGGGTTAATTGTATAAATCCCGGACCGAATGACACAGGCTATTGTTTCGGCGACGCATATGAATCTGTGGCAAAAATGTTTCCGTCAGGCCGCTGGGGAACGCCGGATGATGCCGCCGACTTGGTGCTTTTTTTACATAGTTCTTATGCAAAATGGATAACAGGGCAGGTTATCGCAAGTGACGGCGGCTTTAAGGAGCACTGGTAG
- a CDS encoding helix-turn-helix domain-containing protein, whose translation MLGIRQTVYSRYERGFQSIPIEHLLVLADLYNTSIDYILGRTNEIKPYPKIKTPDNQ comes from the coding sequence ATATTAGGTATCCGGCAAACTGTTTATTCAAGATATGAAAGAGGCTTCCAATCCATACCTATTGAGCATCTGTTGGTTTTGGCTGATCTTTATAATACATCAATAGATTATATTTTAGGAAGAACAAATGAGATAAAGCCCTATCCTAAAATAAAAACCCCGGATAATCAATGA